The Shewanella sp. KX20019 genome window below encodes:
- the rnpA gene encoding ribonuclease P protein component, whose protein sequence is MTSYTFTRELRLLTPAQFKSVFTKPIKASSAEITLLAIPNSEQHPRLGLTVAKRYVKKAHQRNRIKRIIRDNFRLHQHDLPAVDIVVLVRNGVLDMESAELKKLVEKLWRKLSRRYNG, encoded by the coding sequence GTGACCAGCTATACCTTTACGCGGGAGTTACGTTTGTTAACTCCCGCGCAATTTAAATCTGTCTTTACCAAACCTATCAAAGCGTCTTCCGCTGAAATAACTTTACTTGCGATTCCAAATTCTGAACAACATCCACGTTTAGGACTCACAGTTGCCAAGCGTTATGTAAAGAAAGCTCATCAACGAAATCGAATTAAACGTATTATTAGAGATAATTTTCGTTTACACCAGCATGATCTTCCCGCTGTGGACATCGTTGTACTAGTCAGAAATGGCGTGCTTGATATGGAAAGTGCAGAACTCAAAAAATTGGTAGAAAAGCTATGGCGAAAACTCTCTCGCCGTTACAATGGCTAG